GAAAGTTTAATTGAGCCTGTAAATATCGCAAACGTTTCTCTTTAAAACGCATGCGTATGGGTCGTGTACGTTCCCATGGTGATTTGTCATCCATATTCCTGTAACATTAAAAAAgagtattgttttaattttatgttctgtatgtcttaaaagttttttatttagttttcaaccACCATACCAGTGTCACTAGTATTTGGACATACAACAGCCCTAATTAAGGAATAGctgttttttgtctttttaaacaaactaataGTCAAGTACAGAAACAAACCTGCATTATAATGTCCATATATATTTACCATTTGTGTCCCTCATAAGACTTAAATTCCTCTTTACACATTTCCAGGGAAATCAAAGCTTCAGATACACCATTGGAAATCCAAAAATTATGTAAAGCTTGTTGCATTTGCTGTTGTAAATTTTGACGTATAGTATCGGTTAGTTCTTCTTGAGCTTTTAAGGCAATATTTTCACGTTCCATTAGAATTTTGGCGAATGGTTCCAAATGGCCAGCATTTAATTTCGACcacatttgtttgtaaattgtttCGTATTCTTTGTACGCATTATCACCGAAACCTGCATATTTCTGGTAATTGGCTGCAACATTTTCTGTAGCAATATTTTGCGATTGAgacatttctaaaataaaaattaactataaTGTTTTTGCGCCACTTGCTTTTgaacaacaaatttttgtttcacAGCCCTGCGGCGACAAATATTAAGAGTGACGGTATATGACACTAAAAATGTCGGCGTCGGCTTTAAATGGTCGGCTAAATGTTCAGTTATTTCTAAACTTTTAacgcttttaaataaaaacgcaGTCCAAGAGat
The window above is part of the Lucilia cuprina isolate Lc7/37 chromosome 6, ASM2204524v1, whole genome shotgun sequence genome. Proteins encoded here:
- the LOC111674600 gene encoding uncharacterized protein LOC111674600, which codes for MSQSQNIATENVAANYQKYAGFGDNAYKEYETIYKQMWSKLNAGHLEPFAKILMERENIALKAQEELTDTIRQNLQQQMQQALHNFWISNGVSEALISLEMCKEEFKSYEGHKWNMDDKSPWERTRPIRMRFKEKRLRYLQAQLNFQNKQLDEVMQENIALRKQIQDVKHQRIYLMESMVSFRKKIDVAKAEVIRLQDQLLTENEENIKPNIAAGNNIKL